The following proteins come from a genomic window of Maribacter sp. HTCC2170:
- the pnuC gene encoding nicotinamide riboside transporter PnuC translates to MSHIFDFLFDAYRGKEVYIIVLEAIVLVFGILSVWYAKKENILVYPTGLVATVITVYLFFKDGLLGDMMMNFYWSAMSIFGWWNWARRKGEEKVVKITRTTQKEKAIGFGLFVATMGINYGVYKAFGTDIEPLNYIDIFTSGIFFTAMWYMALKKLENWTLWIFADLITIPLYASRGWGMLSFQYIIFTILAVQAYFAWKKNLDKSPRTS, encoded by the coding sequence ATGAGCCACATTTTTGATTTTTTATTTGATGCCTATCGCGGCAAAGAAGTCTATATTATTGTCTTGGAAGCCATCGTGTTGGTTTTTGGAATATTAAGTGTTTGGTACGCCAAAAAAGAAAATATTCTGGTATACCCTACAGGTTTAGTTGCTACGGTAATAACAGTCTATTTGTTCTTCAAGGATGGTTTATTGGGCGATATGATGATGAATTTTTACTGGTCGGCAATGAGTATTTTTGGCTGGTGGAACTGGGCCCGAAGGAAGGGAGAGGAAAAAGTAGTGAAAATCACTAGGACCACTCAAAAGGAGAAAGCCATAGGCTTTGGTCTATTTGTGGCAACTATGGGAATTAATTATGGGGTTTATAAGGCCTTTGGTACTGACATAGAACCTTTAAATTATATAGATATTTTTACATCTGGGATCTTCTTTACGGCAATGTGGTATATGGCGTTGAAAAAACTGGAAAACTGGACACTTTGGATTTTTGCTGACTTAATAACCATTCCACTTTACGCTTCTAGAGGATGGGGAATGTTATCTTTTCAATATATTATATTTACAATACTTGCCGTACAGGCTTATTTCGCATGGAAGAAAAATTTAGACAAGAGCCCTCGGACATCTTAA
- a CDS encoding AAA family ATPase, whose amino-acid sequence MEEKFRQEPSDILKVVLFGPESTGKTTLSEQLARHYNTVWAPEYARRYLQDKWNNERKTCEPKDLLPIAEGQMKLENDLVKKATKILICDTDLLETKVYSEAYYLGYCDPMLEKYALENKYDLYFLTYIDIPWEADDLRDKPNERERMFLYFKNTLVKYNRKFITLKGDKKTRLKTAIEHIDNLLK is encoded by the coding sequence ATGGAAGAAAAATTTAGACAAGAGCCCTCGGACATCTTAAAGGTTGTATTGTTCGGACCAGAATCAACGGGAAAAACTACGTTGTCGGAGCAATTGGCAAGACATTATAATACCGTTTGGGCTCCTGAATATGCGAGGAGGTATTTACAGGATAAATGGAACAATGAAAGAAAGACCTGCGAGCCAAAAGACTTGCTCCCTATCGCCGAAGGGCAAATGAAATTGGAGAATGATCTTGTAAAAAAGGCAACAAAAATACTTATTTGTGATACGGATCTTCTAGAAACAAAGGTCTATTCTGAGGCGTACTATTTGGGGTATTGCGATCCCATGCTTGAAAAATATGCATTAGAGAATAAGTATGATTTGTATTTTTTGACCTATATAGATATACCATGGGAAGCTGATGATCTTCGTGACAAGCCTAATGAACGGGAACGCATGTTCTTATACTTTAAAAACACATTGGTAAAATATAATAGGAAATTTATTACCTTGAAGGGGGATAAGAAAACACGCTTGAAAACAGCTATTGAACATATTGATAATTTATTGAAATGA